A window of Arcobacter acticola genomic DNA:
AACGAAGAGTTAAATATCTATTATGTAGCAGCAACCAGGGCTAAAAACGTAATACAAATAGCAGATTTAAATCTTACATATACTTACAATGAAAATGATGATAGTTCAAGTTTTGTAAAATCAAGATTCATAAACAAAAAAGCTGATAATAAAAAAAGTAAAGAACTACAAGAAGAGTGGCTGAAAAAAAATCGAGTAAAAAAAGTTAATGCATTTTAAAATAAAATATATAAGCAAGCTATGTATAATTATTTGATAAAATAATAATAGAAATAAACAAGGAAATTCAATGCAATATTTTGGAACAATTGAAACTAAATATGAAGAGATTTTTTTAACTGAAAGTTATATGTATTTTAATGCAGAAGATGAAGAAATAACAGTTAAAGAATTAAAAGAAAAAATAAAAACAGCAAAAGATAGAAAAAAAAATATAATAGGAACTATAATTTTATACAGTCCAATGGTGACGCCAGTTGGATATGATTCAAATAAATATTTATTAGAACAAGATTTTGAAGATTTTGGTAAAATGGTTGAGTTAAAAGGTGAAAATCATATCACTATATTTAAACAAGCTATGAGAGAACATTGCGCAGGGAAAATAGTAGAAATAAGAAATCTATTTAATTTAATAGAAAGAAACATAGATATTCCTGTTTTATTAGAAAAATTTAATAGTGATTTAGAAAGTTACAACTCTTTTCAAACAACACAATTTGACAGAGATATTATGTATTTAGATGCTGCAAATTTAATTCCAAGTGGTAAGTTTGTATTCTTCTGTTGGGGAGATAAAATCAAAGAAAAAGAGTTCCCATACATAAATGATTATGCAAGAACACTTTATGAAAGTAGTATGAAACTTGGTAAAAAAGTTGTTTACGTTTATAAAAAAGAAAAAACTCAACAAGGAGCAACTGATTATCTACAATTTTCAAATCCTATGCAAAATCATAAATATAAAAATGCAATTATCTCTTCAATAAAAAAAGCATTTGAAGAGTTTCCACCTTCTGTAACACCATACGAATAGGAAAATCTATGTCAAATATTGAATACCTAAGAACCCAAACTGTACTATTTGTAGAAGATGAAGAACTAGCTAGAGATGTACTTGCAAAAATATTAACTAAGCTTTTTAAGAAAGTTATAACAGCTGCAAATGGACAAGAAGGATTAGAAAACTTCAATAAAGAAAAAAACACAGATGAGCCTATTGATTTAATAATATCAGATATAAATATGCCTATTATGAATGGCCTTGAAATGTTAAAAAATATTAGAAAAATAGATTCAGAAGTTCCTGCAATTTTTGTAACAGCAAGAAATGAAACCAATAATATATTAAAAGCTATTGATTTGAATGTTTCTAACTATGTAATTAAACCTATAGAAACAGATGTTTTATTAGGAAAAATCTTTGATGCTTGTGAAAAGAAATTTATTCAAAAACAATTAGCTGATAAGCAAAAAGAGTTAGCTGTATATTTAGAAGCCGTTGATAGTGTTGCTTTAATTTATAAAATGAACAATGAAGGAGAGATTATCTTTGCAAATAAAGGTCTTTCTGAAGCTTTATCATATTCAAAAGAAGAAATAGAAAAATTACATTTTAATGATTTAATTCATCCAGATATTCCTAAAGAACAGATTCAAAATACATGGAAATTTATTAGAGAAGGAAAAATCTGGAGTGGAAATACAAAATTTATTGGGAAAAATAAAGAAGCCTTTTATTTAAAAAATACAATATTTAAAATGAAAACCAATTCAATTGATGAGTATATAACAATTGGATTTTCTACTACAAAAGAAAATAATGAAAAACGTGAGTTCCATAAAAAAGTATTAATGAGTATCCAAGAATTCAATAAAAAAGAGTATGGATACAAAAAAGAAATTGCTGAATTAACAGATAAATTAAAACAACTAGAACTTTATATCCCTAGATTATATGAAGAATTAGAAGATCAAAAAGCAAAAACAATTAGTAAAAATAGACAGTTAGAACATTATGAAATGCAAATGCATAATGTGGATGAAAAATATTATGGCCATATGACTGTAAAAAGTAAAGAAGTTGAAGAATATTCAAAAGTTATTTCTGGTTTAAGACAAGAAAATGACAAGCTTAAAGAAAAAAATGAATCATCACAAGAAGAAATTGCAGCAACTAAAAAAGAATTAGCTCTTCTTATGGAAACAAACAATAGTAAAAATAGAAGAATAAATGATTTAAGTGATGTGATAAGATCTCTAGAATCTAAAATAAGAGATATTACAGCTGGATCATAATCTTATTTTATCCTATCTTTTTTGAGGAAGGGCTATAATATACCTTAGTCCTTTTTCACTATTATTTACTTTTAGATCTCCAGAAAAACTATTTTTTATTACAAGTTTAACCATATATAAACCTGTTCCTGTACCATAAGGTTTAGTTGTGTAATAAGGATCGAATAATTTTTCTAAACTTTCTAATTTAACTCCACCTGCATTATCTTCAATAATTAATATGGTATATGTACCTTTTGATAATACTGTAATATTTATCTCTTTATTTTTTATTTCTCTTTCTTTGAAAGCATCAATGGCATTATTTATAATATTTAGAATAACTTGATCTAGTTCTGTTTCTATTCCATAAACATTTAGATCACTAAGTTCTAAATTTAATTTTATTTGATTTACTACAAATTGATTTCCAAGAAGTCTTAATGATCTTTCAATTGCATCTTTAATGCTGAAATCCCTTTTTTGTTTATCTGGATTAAAAAAGTCTCTAAAATTGTCAATGGTATCACTTAAAAATTTTATTTGTTCACCTGTATTTTTTGAAAATTCATTGATAAAATTTTCATCTAATTCATTTAATTTAAAATTACTTTTTACATCACAACAATATAAAGACAAGATATTTAAAGGTTGTTTTAATTGATGAGAAATAACACCTATCATTTCTCCCATAGTTGCCATTCGTGATTGGTGAATTAAAATTTTATCTTTAGATACAATTTTAGCTTCATCTATTTTTTGCTTTTCAAAAATATCAATATAAACT
This region includes:
- a CDS encoding sensor histidine kinase, with product MEKFALLLVDDVPENIYSLRMMIEDSFDVNIFTALSAQEGIEILMKENIDLILTDVQMPEIDGFEFIEYLKNIDRTKNIPVIFITGIYDKDEYQTRGYNLGAVEYITKPIHDILLNSKLKVYIDIFEKQKIDEAKIVSKDKILIHQSRMATMGEMIGVISHQLKQPLNILSLYCCDVKSNFKLNELDENFINEFSKNTGEQIKFLSDTIDNFRDFFNPDKQKRDFSIKDAIERSLRLLGNQFVVNQIKLNLELSDLNVYGIETELDQVILNIINNAIDAFKEREIKNKEINITVLSKGTYTILIIEDNAGGVKLESLEKLFDPYYTTKPYGTGTGLYMVKLVIKNSFSGDLKVNNSEKGLRYIIALPQKR
- a CDS encoding response regulator, with translation MSNIEYLRTQTVLFVEDEELARDVLAKILTKLFKKVITAANGQEGLENFNKEKNTDEPIDLIISDINMPIMNGLEMLKNIRKIDSEVPAIFVTARNETNNILKAIDLNVSNYVIKPIETDVLLGKIFDACEKKFIQKQLADKQKELAVYLEAVDSVALIYKMNNEGEIIFANKGLSEALSYSKEEIEKLHFNDLIHPDIPKEQIQNTWKFIREGKIWSGNTKFIGKNKEAFYLKNTIFKMKTNSIDEYITIGFSTTKENNEKREFHKKVLMSIQEFNKKEYGYKKEIAELTDKLKQLELYIPRLYEELEDQKAKTISKNRQLEHYEMQMHNVDEKYYGHMTVKSKEVEEYSKVISGLRQENDKLKEKNESSQEEIAATKKELALLMETNNSKNRRINDLSDVIRSLESKIRDITAGS